AGGCTTTTGCGCACGGCTCGCCAGCATGATCACACCCGGTTTGAGATAATGGCGCGGACCTCGAGGCCCGTCCGGCAGGATGCAACCGATGACGCCCCCTTTCACTATGGCCAGCAGCCGAATGAACGCCTTGGCCCCGCCGCGGGTGCTGGAGCCGCGAACCGTGGTATACCCCAGCCGTTGGATCGTGCGGCTGATCATCTCGCCGTCGGTGTGTTCACTGACCATGGCGCAGATGCCGCGATGGCGCTGGATGAAAATCGGCAAAAGCATCTTGCCGTGCCAGCAGATATAAATAAAATCCCGCCCCCTGTCCTGCACAACCTGCGACTGCCCATGATAGCGGATCGCTACACGGCTGGTTCGGCCGAGGATCTGCAGCAGCAACCAGGCCAGCCTGGGAACGAAGAACAGGAGCAGTTTGGTTTTAATTTCTTTTTTCATTTTAACATACGCAACAGATGCACACCGTGATGTGCGAAGGATCACAGATTGAAGGATTGCCCGGTCGGCAGGGCTGCGCCGTCGCGTCCGCCCTCGGGTTAAATATTTTCCGGCAAC
This window of the bacterium genome carries:
- a CDS encoding lysophospholipid acyltransferase family protein gives rise to the protein MKKEIKTKLLLFFVPRLAWLLLQILGRTSRVAIRYHGQSQVVQDRGRDFIYICWHGKMLLPIFIQRHRGICAMVSEHTDGEMISRTIQRLGYTTVRGSSTRGGAKAFIRLLAIVKGGVIGCILPDGPRGPRHYLKPGVIMLASRAQKPLLPITFAAQKPIHLKSWDRFTLWRPLSRLGLIYGEPIAVPPDLNEQEIEHWRTIAQTALDHLEQEADAFF